In Macrobrachium nipponense isolate FS-2020 chromosome 41, ASM1510439v2, whole genome shotgun sequence, the following proteins share a genomic window:
- the LOC135212635 gene encoding cell surface glycoprotein 1-like, protein MGFSTATAFVAFIACVSGAVILSHDGHQQQGRPSILISSLQSQQGDPSLANDLEEKFEEDFLGSHKTYQALRRRVVRSASQKAKHLPQKPVKVAQQHPAATKSKAPEPEPVVEEPAALPPSEDPVPVSPSEEDLLADQDAESSPSEDPAPEDDEQQADQTPNNQEDYTEEQVDTDSNNQDYTVSEDQIQEEGVGAEESEPESDGVPQDDTNIEAEEQTIVTETPSQPDLLPVEVANTQTEDEAPAQQPKEKIHVVAPQPHLTPKQKSAPKAHPSPKYQPTPKPQPAAKSQPAAKSHPNTETHPASNPHPAAKPHPASKPEPASKTHTATKPHPVTKSQPHTVAKPQPDPKPHTAPKPQPDPKPHTAPKPQPAPKPHTAPKPHPAPKPHTEPKPAPKPHTAPKPHPAPKPHTEPKPAPKPHTAPKPHPAPKPHTEPKPGPKPQSHIQHQSHIQPLNHTQNQSQPQSHILHLSHIQPLNHTQNQSQPQSHILHLSHSQPPSPAQYQSPIQLLKHKHYQNHTQFIKHTQCQSHQLTHYQNQQQLLHLNQNQN, encoded by the exons ATGGGATTTTCCACGGCGACTGCATTCGTGGCGTTCATTGCCTGTGTTTCCGGAGCAGTTATCCTCAGTCACGATG GTCACCAGCAACAAGGGCGTCCTTCAATACTGATCTCATCTTTACAAAGTCAGCAAGGAGATCCTTCCCTAGCCAATGATTTAGAAGAGAAGTTTGAAGAGGACTTCCTTGGGTCACACAAGACCTACCAAGCTTTAAGGCGCCGGGTTGTCAGGTCAGCCAGCCAAAAAGCAAAACACCTGCCTCAAAAACCTGTCAAAGTAGCACAGCAACACCCAGCAGCAACTAAGTCCAAAGCACCTGAACCAGAGCCTGTTGTAGAGGAACCAGCAGCTCTGCCTCCAAGTGAAGACCCTGTACCAGTTTCCCCAAGTGAGGAAGATCTTTTGGCTGACCAAGACGCAGAATCCAGTCCTTCAGAGGATCCAGCACCAGAGGACGATGAGCAGCAAGCTGATCAAACACCTAACAATCAAGAGGATTATACAGAAGAACAAGTAGATACTGATTCTAACAACCAAGACTATACCGTCTCTGAAGATCAAATTCAGGAAGAGGGTGTGGGAGCAGAAGAATCAGAACCTGAGTCTGATGGGGTCCCGCAGGACGATACCAACATAGAAGCTGAAGAACAGACAATAGTTACAGAGACACCTTCTCAACCAGATTTACTGCCCGTAGAGGTTGCAAACACCCAAACAGAGGATGAAGCCCCAGCACAgcaaccaaaagaaaaaatacacgTAGTAGCTCCTCAGCCACATCTTACACCCAAACAGAAATCAGCTCCTAAGGCCCATCCATCACCCAAATATCAGCCAACTCCAAAGCCTCAACCAGCAGCTAAATCCCAGCCTGCTGCAAAATCCCATCCAAATACAGAGACGCACCCAGCTTCAAACCCACATCCAGCTGCTAAACCACACCCAGCCTCCAAACCTGAGCCAGCATCAAAAACACACACAGCAACTAAACCTCACCCAGTTACAAAGTCACAACCACACACGGTAGCAAAACCACAGCCAGATCCCAAGCCCCATACAGCTCCAAAGCCACAGCCAGATCCCAAGCCACATACAGCTCCAAAGCCACAGCCAGCCCCTAAGCCACATACAGCGCCAAAGCCACATCCAGCCCCTAAACCACACACAGAACCAAAGCCAGCCCCAAAGCCACATACTGCACCAAAGCCACATCCAGCCCCTAAACCACACACAGAACCAAAGCCAGCCCCAAAGCCACATACTGCACCAAAGCCACATCCAGCCCCTAAACCACACACAGAACCAAAGCCAGGCCCCAAACCCCAAAGCCACATACAGCACCAAAGCCACATCCAGCCCCTAAACCACACACAGAACCAAAGCCAGCCCCAAAGCCACATACTGCACCTAAGCCACATCCAGCCCCTAAACCACACACAGAACCAAAGCCAGCCCCAAAGCCACATACTGCACCTAAGCCACAGCCAGCCCCCAAGCCCAGCACAGTACCAAAGCCCCATCCAGCTTCTAAAACACAAACATTACCAAAACCACACCCAGTTCATAAAGCACACACAGTGCCAAAGCCACCAGCTCACACACTACCAAAACCAGCAGCAGCTGCTACACCTCAACCAGAACCAGAACTAA